One genomic window of Amphiura filiformis chromosome 3, Afil_fr2py, whole genome shotgun sequence includes the following:
- the LOC140147029 gene encoding uncharacterized protein, whose protein sequence is MKYRKPKFFPVIFHNLAGYDAHLFIKNLGKTEGEIDCIPSNEEKYISFTKKILVDTFTNKEGKEVDVKRDLRFIDSFKFMAAGLGKLVENLDEFSELPKFYQDEQLQLLLRKGVYPYDHVNSLEKLQETSLPPKDTFYSKLNEEHISDEDYEHAQNVWNAFEMKTMREYHDLYLKSDVLLLADVFESFRKLCLKNYKLDPCWYYTAPGLSYDAMLKTTGVKLDLLVDYDMAMMIEKGIRGGVSMISTRYSEANNKYMGSDYDPSKPSKYIQYLDNNNLYGWAMSQPLPTGDFEWMTPKQLDSWDEIPCILEVDLEYPKKLHDLHNDYP, encoded by the coding sequence ATGAAATATAGGAAACCAAAGTTCTTTCCCGTGATTTTTCATAATCTAGCCGGATATGACGCTCATCTGTTCATCAAGAATCTTGGCAAGACCGAGGGAGAGATCGACTGTATTCCTTCCAACGAAGAGAAGTACATCTCATTCACCAAGAAGATATTGGTTGACACCTTTACCAATAAGGAAGGAAAAGAAGTCGATGTCAAGCGTGATCTCAGATTTATCGACAGCTTCAAATTCATGGCTGCTGGACTTGGCAAACTCGTCGAAAATTTGGATGAGTTTTCTGAATTACCGAAATTTTATCAGGATGAACAACTTCAGCTGCTCTTGAGAAAAGGGGTGTATCCGTACGATCACGTCAACTCTTTGGAAAAACTCCAGGAGACTAGTCTTCCACCCAAAGACACCTTCTACTCCAAACTTAACGAAGAACACATTTCCGATGAGGATTATGAACACGCACAGAATGTTTGGAATGCCTTCGAGATGAAAACCATGAGGGAGTACCACGATTTGTATCTCAAGTCAGACGTTCTTCTTCTAGCGGATGTTTTTGAGAGTTTTAGGAAACTATGcttgaaaaattacaaattagATCCTTGTTGGTACTACACAGCTCCTGGACTTTCCTACGACGCCATGCTGAAAACGACGGGTGTAAAATTGGACCTCCTCGTGGATTATGACATGGCTATGATGATCGAAAAAGGGATCAGAGGTGGGGTTTCCATGATATCAACCAGATATTCAGAAGCAAATAACAAATACATGGGATCCGATTACGATCCGAGCAAGCCCTCCAAGTATATCCAATACCTCGACAATAATAACCTTTATGGCTGGGCGATGAGTCAACCATTGCCAACCGGAGATTTTGAGTGGATGACTCCGAAACAGCTAGACTCTTGGGATGAAATCCCATGCATTCTTGAAGTGGATCTGGAATACCCTAAGAAGCTACACGACCTCCATAACGACTATCCCTAG